In Arvicanthis niloticus isolate mArvNil1 chromosome 4, mArvNil1.pat.X, whole genome shotgun sequence, a single window of DNA contains:
- the Riiad1 gene encoding RIIa domain-containing protein 1, whose protein sequence is MESGSKGLVKADPGTLSPEQLEQLRDFKIQTRIANEKYLRTHKEVSLLISGFFREMFLRRPDNILEFAAHYFTDPRLPNRIHMQLIKEKKGT, encoded by the exons ATGGAGTCGGGAAGCAAAGGGTTAGTGAAGGCAGATCCAGGAACGCTGAGCCCGGAGCAACTGGAGCAGTTGCGAGATTTCAAG ATCCAGACTCGGATTGCAAATGAAAAGTACTTGAGAACTCACAAGGAGGTGTCACTGCTCATTAGTGGCTTCTTCAG AGAAATGTTTCTGAGAAGACCAGACAACATTCTTGAATTTGCTGCAC ACTATTTCACGGATCCAAGACTCCCCAACAGAATTCACATGCAGCtaattaaagagaagaaaggaacctAA